One segment of Trichlorobacter ammonificans DNA contains the following:
- a CDS encoding O-antigen ligase family protein encodes MRELILLILVLVSLPLVLKRPLWALTIYLGATVIRPEMLFWGGTSGSYVFMVYYLATLVGLYLRGELLNVGRVLQREFLLMLWMLGAILLSIELAQYPVFREYYYFIELLKGFLLCGCLYLLVKDFDDFRKIQVALLCCFAFLAVWGIDQHFRGNERLEGLGGSAWGDSNGVAATFILFLPAALALVFTAENRKQFWSGLGIAALMVALIICTKSRSGLIGLAVALAMFGYYSRNMFRIARIAVILMVVALPFATQQYLERMNTMTGEGGFEQSARDRMAMWQAGLLIFADNPLVGTGFLTFPEAKMRYQDHFQHLDEEFRASLFRVENKKVTHNTYIQLLADTGLLGALPFCLLVAGGIVLGLKARRLLAGAGELRRELLWISGLCAGIAGFAVCILSIDAAMSLELYVQLILASILYRITMERLRGALPKTTPLGATS; translated from the coding sequence ATGAGAGAGCTGATTCTGTTGATACTGGTGCTGGTTTCTCTCCCCCTGGTGCTCAAGCGCCCGCTCTGGGCGCTGACCATCTACCTGGGGGCAACGGTCATCCGGCCGGAAATGCTGTTCTGGGGCGGGACCAGCGGGAGTTACGTCTTCATGGTCTACTACCTGGCCACCCTAGTCGGCCTCTACCTGCGGGGGGAACTGCTCAATGTCGGCCGCGTGCTGCAACGGGAGTTCCTGCTGATGCTCTGGATGCTGGGAGCGATCCTGCTGTCCATTGAACTGGCCCAGTACCCGGTTTTCCGCGAATACTACTACTTCATTGAACTGCTCAAGGGGTTCCTGCTCTGCGGCTGCCTCTACCTGCTGGTGAAGGATTTCGACGACTTCAGAAAGATCCAGGTGGCCCTGCTCTGTTGTTTCGCCTTCCTGGCGGTCTGGGGAATCGATCAGCACTTTCGCGGCAACGAGCGGCTGGAAGGACTGGGGGGCAGCGCCTGGGGCGATTCCAACGGGGTTGCCGCCACCTTCATTCTCTTTCTCCCCGCCGCCCTGGCCCTGGTCTTCACCGCGGAAAACCGCAAGCAGTTCTGGAGCGGCCTGGGAATCGCCGCCCTGATGGTGGCGCTGATCATTTGCACCAAATCCCGCTCCGGCCTGATCGGCCTGGCCGTTGCCCTGGCCATGTTCGGCTACTATTCGCGGAACATGTTCAGAATCGCCCGGATCGCCGTCATCCTGATGGTTGTCGCCCTCCCCTTCGCCACCCAGCAGTATCTGGAGCGGATGAACACCATGACCGGCGAGGGGGGGTTCGAGCAGTCGGCACGGGATCGCATGGCCATGTGGCAGGCCGGGCTGCTGATTTTCGCGGACAACCCGCTGGTGGGCACGGGCTTTTTGACCTTCCCCGAGGCCAAGATGAGGTACCAGGATCATTTCCAGCACCTGGACGAGGAGTTCCGCGCCTCTCTCTTCCGGGTCGAGAACAAGAAGGTGACCCATAACACCTACATCCAGCTTTTGGCCGATACCGGGCTGCTGGGAGCGCTTCCCTTCTGCCTGCTGGTGGCCGGCGGGATCGTACTCGGCCTGAAGGCCCGCCGGCTGCTGGCAGGAGCGGGAGAGCTGCGCCGCGAACTGCTCTGGATCAGCGGACTCTGCGCCGGTATCGCCGGCTTTGCCGTCTGCATCCTTTCCATCGACGCCGCCATGTCTCTTGAACTGTACGTCCAGCTCATCCTGGCGTCCATCCTCTACCGGATAACCATGGAACGGCTGCGCGGCGCACTGCCGAAGACCACCCCCCTTGGGGCGACGTCATGA
- a CDS encoding polysaccharide deacetylase family protein: MKSCSLKQTLLRAAGSFGLDSLFRYLNRGKLLVVMYHGVTAGDHRPPVWTQLPVERFRKQVAFLRSHYTPLTLTEVTAALAGNSSLPERALLITFDDGLRNNYSCAFPILQQMGVPAAVFLTVDLIGTQQLLWFDELLFLLREALDRGLTPPLADPQTLALLHSGQLWPAYLVAVERLKRAGRTERQRVMERLRREIPLDRGPLLEDFGLLSWDQVTAMHRSGQVEFGVHTATHRIVSELAEEEWEREITLPRRLLEERLGCPVTSFCFPNGRPGLDFVPEHGAALRRSGYLCAFSTENVLFGWPGGDAMAIGRVPAGNDGTSDPACFALNTSGALQFITGRRRRRQRPETIAGEAEP, from the coding sequence ATGAAATCCTGCTCCCTTAAGCAGACCCTGCTCCGCGCGGCCGGCAGCTTCGGCCTGGACAGCCTGTTCCGCTACCTGAACCGCGGCAAGCTGCTGGTGGTGATGTACCACGGCGTCACTGCCGGCGATCATCGGCCGCCGGTCTGGACCCAGTTGCCGGTGGAACGGTTCAGGAAGCAGGTGGCGTTCCTGCGCAGCCACTATACCCCCCTTACCCTGACGGAGGTAACCGCCGCGCTGGCCGGCAACAGCAGCCTGCCCGAACGGGCCCTGCTGATCACCTTCGATGACGGCCTGCGCAACAACTATTCCTGCGCCTTTCCGATCCTGCAGCAGATGGGGGTGCCGGCCGCCGTCTTTCTCACCGTGGACCTGATCGGCACCCAGCAACTGCTCTGGTTCGACGAGCTGCTTTTCCTGCTGCGGGAAGCGCTGGACCGGGGTCTGACGCCCCCCCTTGCCGATCCGCAGACCCTGGCGCTGCTGCACAGCGGCCAGCTCTGGCCTGCCTACCTGGTGGCGGTGGAACGGCTCAAGCGAGCGGGCCGGACCGAACGACAACGGGTCATGGAGCGGCTCAGACGGGAGATTCCCCTGGATCGCGGCCCATTACTGGAGGATTTCGGCCTGCTGTCCTGGGACCAGGTGACTGCCATGCACCGCTCGGGGCAAGTGGAGTTCGGGGTGCACACGGCCACCCACCGCATTGTCAGCGAACTTGCGGAAGAGGAATGGGAGCGGGAGATAACCCTCCCCCGCCGGTTGCTGGAAGAACGACTGGGCTGCCCGGTGACTTCCTTCTGTTTTCCCAACGGCCGCCCCGGTCTGGATTTTGTCCCTGAGCATGGCGCAGCGCTGCGGCGTAGCGGCTACCTGTGCGCCTTCAGCACCGAAAACGTCCTTTTCGGCTGGCCCGGCGGCGACGCCATGGCCATCGGCAGGGTACCGGCCGGCAACGACGGTACTTCCGACCCGGCCTGCTTTGCACTGAACACCTCGGGGGCGCTGCAGTTCATCACCGGCCGGCGGCGGCGACGCCAACGGCCCGAAACCATCGCCGGGGAGGCGGAACCATGA
- a CDS encoding GNAT family N-acetyltransferase, giving the protein MTEHRLECLHSFDEFMAIRDDWDRFMATSFPENYARSHPWLAAWWATYHHRRPALVYLQRHWRDNRIIAAAPLLIRWDRFGGFPVRAVQSIGSGIGSDDFLVSPESRGFTAAVFDALHRTGRWELCRLRRCSPDRLRTMLAQVHPGLERRMEPVESDDYYIAFPASYAAYHQSRSRKFRRNLNQALNRLEREGTVTMEVLDPFRDAARVATLGRAVAGTSWQYRAGKSHFNDSGSASFYANLARTGCGAGGEEFSVLLVADRPVAYLLGCRRGHTYYAVDTAFHADYRHVSAGRILFGRVFERLIRQGGVDYFDFEGSGDYKDDYATDRRRAVSLVIYNHTLYPRCIKLLRETGLYARLRSTLCGDPGITAAGVPTEQAEAHP; this is encoded by the coding sequence ATGACAGAACACCGGCTTGAATGTCTGCACAGCTTTGACGAGTTCATGGCGATCCGCGACGACTGGGACCGCTTCATGGCAACCAGCTTCCCGGAGAACTACGCCCGCAGTCATCCCTGGCTGGCGGCCTGGTGGGCAACCTACCACCACCGCCGACCGGCCCTCGTCTACCTGCAGCGCCACTGGCGGGATAACCGGATTATCGCCGCAGCGCCGCTATTGATCAGATGGGACCGTTTCGGCGGCTTCCCGGTCCGTGCCGTGCAAAGTATCGGCTCCGGCATCGGCAGCGACGACTTCCTGGTGAGCCCGGAAAGCCGGGGATTCACGGCGGCGGTATTCGATGCGCTCCACCGGACCGGCCGTTGGGAACTCTGTCGGCTGCGCCGCTGTTCCCCGGACCGGCTCCGGACGATGCTGGCACAGGTTCACCCTGGCCTGGAACGCAGAATGGAGCCGGTGGAGAGCGACGATTATTACATCGCGTTTCCGGCCAGCTACGCCGCCTACCACCAGTCCCGCAGCCGCAAGTTCCGCCGCAACCTGAACCAGGCCCTGAACCGGCTGGAACGGGAGGGAACGGTGACCATGGAGGTGCTGGACCCCTTCCGGGACGCGGCACGGGTGGCCACCCTGGGCAGGGCGGTGGCCGGCACCAGCTGGCAGTACCGGGCGGGCAAGAGCCATTTCAACGACAGCGGTTCCGCCAGTTTCTACGCCAACCTGGCCCGTACCGGCTGCGGCGCCGGCGGAGAAGAGTTCAGCGTGCTGCTGGTGGCGGACCGTCCCGTGGCCTACCTGCTGGGCTGTCGTCGCGGACATACCTATTACGCCGTGGATACCGCCTTCCACGCCGACTACCGTCACGTGTCCGCCGGCCGCATCCTCTTCGGCAGGGTGTTCGAGCGGCTGATCCGGCAGGGGGGGGTGGACTATTTCGATTTCGAGGGGAGCGGCGACTACAAGGACGACTACGCCACGGACCGGCGACGGGCGGTATCGCTGGTCATCTACAACCATACCCTTTATCCCCGCTGCATCAAGCTGCTGCGGGAAACCGGACTCTACGCCCGGCTCAGGAGCACCCTCTGCGGTGATCCGGGCATCACTGCGGCCGGAGTTCCAACCGAACAGGCGGAGGCACATCCATGA